The following DNA comes from Caretta caretta isolate rCarCar2 chromosome 10, rCarCar1.hap1, whole genome shotgun sequence.
GGCCTGTAATTCAGAGGCCTGGGGAAATCAGAGACAATAATGGTTGGCTACTGGGCACCCTTGAGTGGGCAGATTTTGAAGTGTATCATTCAAACATTGATGATTGAGGACCTCAGCTTTTCTTGGAGAATAACGTTCATGGAAAGTCTAGTAGAATGTGGTAGAgctctatagaaattactctaaaactCTAGACTTTATCGGAGAATAATATTCCTGCTATCAAATCCTACTGGATGGTTTCTAAAGAAAGAAGGTAATTTTCTATTCACTTGTATAGCACTTTCCATGAATACCAGCTGAGAGGAGTTCAGGAGAGTGACTCCACACTGTCATTAATACCGAGATAATACCTTGCCAAATGCAAAGGTTATCATTTTTATGAGCTGAACATGAAAAAAGAAGGCATGGATGTGGGGTTTATTATGTAAGTGATGCAATTTATATTGGCAAGTACTGAGCAATGCTTGAGAATGGATAATATACAGGGCATTCAAGCGGATTGCTTGAAACATGTCTCAACATTCCATTTGATGTGCAACAGATTAGTAGGAGAAGTAACTATCTCCTAGAAGTGTATATCACTTTAAACCACATGGACTTGTAGGTCCACGGAGGGTTTGCTGTAAATACAACTATATAGCCTTTATTGGCAGAACTGGGAAATTGTATTTTATATGAAGTGAAGGTTATGTTAAGTGAAGAAGGTGTTTTCCCCCAAACATCCCATTTCAAATAAACCCAGCTGAAGTTTGGGGATGACCCACCCTATGCTCCTTCCAGCAGAAATCCACCCAAAGCTAATCAACTAAATAAGATGACACAAAGGGAGGGAAAGAACCTGGAAGTTGATTGAACATGCTTGGTTTATTCAGGCAAAGAATAATCCCAGGTTTGTGTTATTCAGCCTGTTAATTTTAAATCTTTTGATGGTCCTTTCTGGATGTATAGCCTCACTTATAGTGGGTAAAGCAAAGATTCTGGACAATAAAATATCTCTGTATCTAGAGTATTCACTGTAAGGTTATGGATTTTGCTAACTATCATTAGGAAATAAAACTTAGTTCTGCTGAAGAAAATATACTACAGAAGGTGCAGGTGGCTGTGTGGAGGTATTAGGTTATTTAgttcaaagaagaaaagaaagtaagtttAAAAcgcttttaaaatacatttcagcaTGTAAATCTACATTTGCCTCTAGGATCCCACTACATCTAATTATTCACTGTGGGTTAGAATCCTCCCTGGTGTGACTCCATTGATTTATGcagttataccagggatgaatttggtctgaTATCATTCTTTTcctaaaataaagaaataaggtTACAAACTGCTTCTGTGGAACTGCTGGCCTGTAACATTTGAATATTCCCGCACCAGTTCAGCTCATGGTTTAGAACAGGTTACAGTAGGACATTAACAGTCTAAGGATCACAGATTTTCTCTAATCCATTCTAATGCTTTGGACTAGAAGAGCAGAATGGAGTGTTTATCCAGGGTCATGGCTCCCCCTTTCTCAGTGTCAGCTGCTCAGTGCAATTTCCATTGCTGAAGCCACTTCTAATGTTCTCTTCCAGGCTTTTTTCAAGCTTCCCACAGACCAAGACCTATTTTCCTCATTTCGATCTCAGCCAAGGTTCTGCTCAGCTTCATGACCATGGCTCCAAGGTCCTGGGTGCTATTGGTGAGGCTGTCAAGAACATCGATAACATTACAGGTGCCTTGGCCACACTTAGCGAGCTGCATGCCTACATCCTCCGAGTCGATCCGGTGAACTTCAAGGTGAGTGAACTCCTACATGCAGTGCAGAGGGTGAAGAGAGTCCATTGGTCACTGAGTCAGGGGGCCCAGGCCACTTCAGCTGATGGGAGCTTAAGCACTGAATACTTTCCCATATAGTGCAGAGTGTGGCAGGGACGAAGCCTTGCAGCTCAGCGGTGAAGCTGTTATCATGCTGAGCCTTGGAAATGTGGCTGCAGCTTCACTTTAATCAGAGTGGCTGTGGAAGTCCTTGGCTGTTCCCTCTTGGGCTGGCTAAGACTCCTGCCTTTGTTGGGAACAGTCAATCCTGAGAGTGCAGCTGTGGTCCAGGAGGCTGTGCACTGGTCTGGGAATAAGTAGCTCTGGTTCTGCCATAtactcactgtgtgatcttgggcaggtCACAtcacatctctgtgcctcatcttccccatctaaAATGGGGATTATGATACTGACAGTTCTTGGCCAAGGGCTCTGAGGTTCCTGCATGAAAAGCCTTCTATAAATGCAAGGGTTATTCACAGTTACTTTGTATTCTCCTTTtgtggaggggaaagagggagcaATGTTAAGCAATGACTTTTCTCTAGTCCAGAAGGTGGATTTCTTAGCCAATAGCTCATATCCACATGAGGTGACTCTGTGTAACTAGCAAGGAGATTCCTGCTTGATTCTTCAAAGACCAGACTCTCACTAGCCAGAGGAATGTTATTTCAGGCAGTTCCATTTGatttcctcctgttcttttctcttGCAGCTGCTTTCCCATTGCATTCTGTGCTCTGTGGCTGCCCACTTTCCCAACGACTTCACCCCAGAAGTCCATGCTGCATGGGACAAGTTCCTGTCCAAGATTTCTTCGGTGCTGACTGAGAAGTATAGATAAACTGTCTCCTTGGAGTATGAGGCCATGGCAGCTAGGAGTGGAATGCCCATCTCTCATCATGCACGCTTCATGAATCCCCACACATGGGTTTTATCCTTAACAAAAAGTCAATAAATATGCCAATTAGCCATCATGATCTCTGTGCTTTAATCTTTACTGGCTCCAGCCACACATTATTGTTCATAATGAGAGGTGTTCTGACATTCCCTGTAAGAGaggtgagggatagctcagtggtttgagcagtagcctgctaaacccagggttgtgagctcaatccttgaggaggccatttgggatctccggcaaaaattggggattggccctgctttgagcagggggttggactagatgatctcctgaggtcccttctaaccctggtattctatgattctatgctaagGGGTTAATTATCAGGGATCCACATACAACACTTCTATTTACCCTTTTCTCATCATACATTGAACTGAagggcagcaaatttaaaaccaatacaaggaaatgttttttgcacaatttgcctgtggaactcattaccacaagatctcattgaggccaagaacttaccCAGATTCACAAATAATTAGATACATCCTTGATAAAGGGAAGTTACCTTAGATAAGATTCCCCCAAACCCAACATTTTAAGGCACAGAACCCTCCTACTTCAGGGAATAAGACCGTCTCTAATGAAAGGGTCTAGGAAGAAACTCCTGTGTGGGCAGGCTATACCGAAACTGCCACTGCAGTATCTTCTGGTGCTGATGCTGACCATAGCCCAGGATCTTTCCTCTGGCAAAGAGGACCCTGGGCTGAGCCAGACTGGCAGTATCTCtgagacaccccctccccagctgatTTGCCTGGCTAGACAAAGCCATGTCGTGCAAGCGTAGCTGGGATGCTGTGTGAAAGCAGAGGAAAGGTCTCTAGCAGGACTTCAGAGCCTGGTTCTGTTTTATGCATTTATATTTCAAGTTAAGTCAGTGCTGGTGGGAGCTGCCAGATTGACAGTCTTGAGCATTAACTCCTCTGTCTTTAGATGGGCAGCAGCATCCCACCCTGCCCTGGTCAAGATGGGCCACTCTCGTTTGGTCTCCATGATTCAGTCTCAGATTGCCAGCAACAGTTCCCGTTACGTCCAGTCCTAATTCATTGTACACAGGTCACCAAACAGCTGCCAGAGGT
Coding sequences within:
- the LOC125643414 gene encoding hemoglobin subunit pi, with protein sequence MTLTQAEKATVIAIWGKIAAQADALGTESLERLFSSFPQTKTYFPHFDLSQGSAQLHDHGSKVLGAIGEAVKNIDNITGALATLSELHAYILRVDPVNFKLLSHCILCSVAAHFPNDFTPEVHAAWDKFLSKISSVLTEKYR